A stretch of the Streptomyces sp. NBC_01428 genome encodes the following:
- a CDS encoding metallophosphoesterase, whose product MTDTDKARSADDAAHATQQSRLGRLMRYIPLIAPVLLWTVPCVVLLYTGQHWPLPVALGGTALFVLGLVAMPLAMARGHGRRQQDWAAIVGDTLLGGSWILFTWSVLVGIVLRLALTVAGVGDGQDRARIVTWAVLGVAAVLLVWGYAEARRVPRVRRLDVQLPRLGAGLDGTRVALITDTHYGPLDRARWSARVCEKVNTLDADLVCHTGDIADGTAERRRAQAAPLGTVRATRARVYVTGNHEYYSEAQGWVDLMDELGWEPLRNRHLLLERGGDTLVVAGVDDVTAESSGLAGHRAHLAGALDGADPDLPVLLLAHQPKFIDRAAAGGVDLQLSGHTHGGQIWPFHHLVRIDQPALAGLSRHGTRTQLYTSRGTGFWGPPFRVFAPSEITLLVLRSPHQSPTP is encoded by the coding sequence GTGACCGACACCGACAAAGCCCGATCCGCGGACGATGCAGCTCATGCCACCCAGCAGAGCCGACTGGGCCGTCTGATGCGTTACATCCCCTTGATCGCCCCCGTTCTGCTGTGGACCGTGCCCTGCGTGGTGCTGCTGTACACCGGCCAGCACTGGCCGCTCCCCGTGGCGCTGGGCGGCACCGCCCTGTTCGTCCTCGGGTTGGTCGCCATGCCGCTAGCGATGGCGCGCGGCCACGGCCGCCGCCAGCAGGACTGGGCGGCGATCGTCGGAGACACCCTTCTCGGGGGCAGCTGGATTCTGTTCACCTGGTCCGTCCTGGTCGGCATCGTGCTGCGCCTCGCCCTGACCGTGGCCGGCGTGGGCGACGGCCAGGACCGGGCACGGATCGTCACCTGGGCGGTCCTGGGCGTGGCAGCCGTGCTGCTCGTCTGGGGATACGCCGAGGCGCGCCGCGTACCGCGCGTGCGCCGGCTCGACGTACAACTCCCCCGCCTGGGCGCCGGATTGGACGGCACCCGGGTCGCCCTGATCACCGACACCCACTACGGCCCGCTCGACCGCGCCCGCTGGTCGGCGCGGGTCTGCGAGAAGGTCAACACCCTGGACGCCGATCTGGTCTGCCACACCGGCGACATCGCCGACGGCACGGCCGAACGCCGCCGCGCCCAGGCCGCGCCGCTCGGCACCGTGCGGGCCACCCGGGCCCGGGTCTACGTGACGGGGAACCACGAGTACTACAGCGAGGCCCAGGGCTGGGTCGATCTGATGGACGAGTTGGGCTGGGAGCCCCTGCGCAACCGTCATCTGCTGCTCGAACGTGGTGGCGACACCCTCGTGGTCGCCGGTGTGGACGACGTCACCGCCGAGTCCTCGGGCCTGGCCGGCCATCGCGCCCACCTCGCCGGAGCCCTGGACGGCGCCGACCCCGACCTGCCCGTCCTGCTTCTGGCCCACCAGCCGAAGTTCATCGACCGGGCCGCGGCCGGCGGCGTCGACCTCCAGCTCTCCGGCCACACCCACGGCGGCCAGATCTGGCCCTTCCACCACCTCGTCCGGATCGACCAGCCGGCCCTCGCCGGCCTCAGCCGGCACGGCACCCGCACCCAGCTCTACACCAGCCGCGGCACCGGTTTCTGGGGTCCGCCGTTCCGCGTCTTCGCCCCCAGCGAGATCACCTTGCTCGTACTCCGCTCACCGCACCAGTCCCCCACGCCGTAG
- a CDS encoding M28 family metallopeptidase — translation MKLSIPGRASATAVVTVAALLTGGSIAGAAPAPTAAAAAPDLPVANVKAHLTQLQSIATANGGNRAHGRTGYKASLDYVKAKLDAAGFTTTVQQFTSGGRTGYNLIADWPGGDTGRVVMAGSHLDSVTAGPGINDNGSGSAAVLETALAVARSGYQPTKHLRFAWWGAEELGMVGSRYYVNSLTTANRAKISGYLNFDMIGSPNPGYFVYDDDPAIEKTFKTYFTGIGVSTEIETEGDGRSDHAPFKSAGIPVGGLFSGADYIKTSAQAAKWGGTAGKAFDACYHSSCDTSSNINDTALNRNADALAYAVWELSA, via the coding sequence ATGAAGCTCTCCATTCCTGGGCGTGCCTCGGCGACCGCTGTCGTCACGGTCGCCGCGCTGCTCACCGGCGGTTCCATAGCCGGGGCGGCCCCCGCCCCCACGGCTGCGGCCGCCGCGCCCGACCTCCCCGTGGCCAACGTCAAGGCCCACCTCACCCAGTTGCAGTCCATCGCCACCGCCAACGGCGGCAACCGCGCGCACGGCCGCACCGGCTACAAGGCGTCCCTGGACTACGTGAAGGCCAAGCTGGACGCGGCCGGATTCACCACGACCGTCCAGCAGTTCACCTCCGGCGGCCGCACCGGCTACAACCTGATCGCCGACTGGCCCGGTGGCGACACCGGCCGGGTCGTCATGGCCGGTTCCCACCTGGACAGTGTGACCGCGGGTCCCGGCATCAACGACAACGGCTCCGGTTCGGCGGCCGTGCTGGAAACGGCGCTCGCCGTGGCCCGGTCCGGCTACCAGCCCACCAAGCACCTACGGTTCGCCTGGTGGGGCGCCGAGGAGTTGGGCATGGTGGGCTCGCGGTACTACGTCAACAGCCTCACCACCGCGAACCGTGCGAAGATCAGCGGCTATCTGAACTTCGACATGATCGGCTCGCCGAACCCGGGGTACTTCGTCTACGACGACGACCCGGCCATCGAGAAGACGTTCAAGACGTACTTCACCGGCATCGGCGTCTCCACCGAGATCGAGACCGAGGGTGACGGACGTTCCGACCACGCCCCGTTCAAGAGTGCGGGCATCCCCGTCGGCGGCCTCTTCAGCGGTGCCGACTACATCAAGACGTCCGCACAGGCCGCCAAGTGGGGTGGCACCGCGGGCAAGGCCTTCGACGCCTGCTACCACTCCTCGTGCGACACCTCCTCGAACATCAACGACACGGCGCTGAACCGGAACGCGGACGCGCTGGCGTACGCGGTGTGGGAGCTGTCGGCGTAG
- a CDS encoding FKBP-type peptidyl-prolyl cis-trans isomerase produces the protein MSELAKPRIEVPEGEPPAELTIRDLVVGDGPEAQPGRVVQLHYVGVAFASGREFDSSWERDQPFKFAVGGGRAIKGWDRGVRGMKVGGRREIIVPPRLGYGKQSPSPLIPPGSTLIFVVDLLTVVGGPPQRVTA, from the coding sequence ATGAGCGAACTGGCAAAGCCCCGCATCGAGGTCCCGGAGGGCGAACCGCCGGCCGAACTGACGATCCGGGACTTGGTGGTCGGGGACGGACCCGAGGCACAGCCCGGCAGGGTGGTCCAGCTTCACTACGTAGGGGTCGCGTTCGCGTCCGGCAGGGAGTTCGACTCCTCCTGGGAGCGGGACCAGCCGTTCAAGTTCGCCGTGGGCGGCGGCAGAGCCATCAAGGGCTGGGACCGGGGCGTGCGGGGAATGAAGGTCGGCGGCCGCCGCGAGATCATCGTTCCCCCGCGTCTCGGCTACGGCAAGCAGTCACCCTCTCCCTTGATCCCGCCCGGCTCGACCCTGATCTTCGTCGTCGACCTGCTCACGGTCGTGGGCGGTCCCCCGCAGCGAGTGACGGCCTGA
- the ypfJ gene encoding KPN_02809 family neutral zinc metallopeptidase, producing the protein MEFDENASLDTSEVQDNRGGALGGIPGGGKTVGGGVVGLLVVIASVIFGVDPGLLGSDGTTAPDTGSGSGASAADLAADCRTGADANSKEECRIVAVVDSVQAYWKQTETAAGKSYEQAPTYLFTGSVNTGCGNATSDVGPFYCSADDKVYLDLGFFDDLSSKFGAKGGPFAEAYVIAHEYGHHIQDLSGTISRGSGQGRNSGSVKLELQADCYAGVWAHHATTTPDPKSGKPLITKLTQDDINRGLDAAAAVGDDRIQERYQGKVTPDTWTHGSAKQRQQWFSTGYTSGSVARCDTFR; encoded by the coding sequence ATGGAATTCGACGAGAACGCCAGCCTGGACACGTCCGAGGTGCAGGACAACCGTGGTGGAGCACTGGGCGGGATCCCGGGTGGCGGCAAGACCGTGGGCGGTGGAGTGGTCGGGCTCCTGGTCGTGATCGCGTCGGTGATCTTCGGGGTGGATCCGGGCCTGCTCGGCTCGGACGGCACCACCGCGCCGGACACCGGCTCGGGATCGGGCGCGTCCGCGGCGGACCTGGCGGCCGACTGCCGAACCGGGGCCGACGCCAACAGCAAGGAAGAATGCCGCATCGTCGCCGTGGTCGACAGCGTCCAGGCGTACTGGAAGCAGACGGAGACGGCCGCGGGCAAGTCCTACGAGCAGGCGCCGACGTACCTGTTCACCGGCAGCGTGAACACCGGGTGTGGGAACGCCACCTCCGATGTCGGCCCCTTCTACTGCTCCGCCGACGACAAGGTCTACCTCGATCTCGGTTTCTTCGACGACCTGAGCAGCAAGTTCGGCGCCAAGGGCGGCCCTTTCGCCGAGGCCTACGTCATCGCCCACGAATACGGGCACCACATACAGGACCTGAGCGGCACGATCTCCCGGGGCAGCGGGCAGGGCCGGAACAGCGGCTCGGTGAAGCTGGAACTCCAGGCGGACTGCTACGCCGGAGTGTGGGCCCACCACGCCACCACCACACCCGACCCGAAGAGCGGGAAGCCGCTGATCACCAAGCTGACCCAGGACGACATCAACCGCGGTCTCGACGCGGCCGCCGCCGTCGGCGACGACCGCATCCAGGAGCGGTACCAGGGCAAAGTCACCCCCGACACCTGGACGCACGGCTCCGCGAAGCAGCGTCAGCAGTGGTTCTCCACCGGCTACACCTCGGGCAGCGTCGCCCGGTGCGACACCTTCCGCTGA
- a CDS encoding TIM-barrel domain-containing protein — translation MTLAGQAAAGPAEHPGERTVPAVTSGNARFQVLSPTLIRTEYAQNGQFTDQATYNAIGRADFTPTAYTSSTVDGWLTVRTSAVTLRYQVGSGPFNARNLAVRLTAGAEPVTAAPWRQMTCTLGALCEAESLSYGGLGLASDHTGHTGAGFLAGFQGTGSSLTADVDVTTAGAYQFDVRYANSLAGDGKNVTRTLTLTVDGGTARTLSLPVTGSWDTWSLANSAVQLGTGHHTVTLTKTAADSGNVNVDSVALVTPGGTFPPTSTTAITDCAFGTSCEAEDDRIAGSAKVAGDHASYSGDGFLAELNQGSSVSAHVVGVPSDGTYAVQVRYANAAGGDGLNQTRTASVTSGGTTQTLSLPVTGSWDTWRTASVPVALKAGADDITIGCPAAASCHINLDTVSVTASGAAAPQPHLALGGYRRSLDGLNGDNGDPTTTPGLLHKDGWYLLDDTTSALYDTATKKVTQRPSHNGTPYQDGYVFGYGHDYKKALSDLAILTGPPKLLPEWTYGTWYSEYIDRTAADYENTILPAFRSEGVPLDVLVTDTDFKSPNTWSGWEMDTKKFPDPKGFFDWSASQGLHNTLNTHPSILASDPQFAQAQATAKGKLTKGGCASGASAGGDCYTFDFGDPDQLKAYMDLHRSLDDQGNDFWWLDWCCDNSQSSVPGVTPDAWINQQYAADADRAIGRGFVISRAYGSLQAGGYSGQQGLPTGPWADKRTTVHFTGDTSSTWGTLRSEVGYTPGESAATGMSAVSHDIGGHNDTTGLTGSETYTDGGSTRTTHKLPDDLYARWVQLGTFQPIDRLHSNHSDRLPWQYGTEARRSADTFLNLRENLVPYTYSLAQEAATTGTPVVRATYLEYPDEPQAYATAGSEYFYGSDMLVAPVTTPGTTATTSVWFPPGWWTDYFTGQTYTGGTTQNITTGLDRMPVFVKAGATIPTRTGNVTSHDKAPLTKATLTVATGADGTSSLYEDDGTTTGPGHSATTKIHYRESGARHTVTIGPATGSFRGQVKSRRWTVTLLGVTSPKSITVGSKGLSSQAWHYDSDAHTLTLTLPPRSVHTPVTIGYR, via the coding sequence ATGACCCTGGCCGGGCAGGCCGCCGCGGGACCGGCGGAGCATCCGGGCGAGCGCACCGTCCCGGCGGTGACCTCGGGCAACGCGCGCTTCCAGGTGCTGTCGCCGACCCTGATCCGTACCGAGTACGCGCAGAACGGCCAGTTCACCGACCAGGCGACGTACAACGCCATCGGCCGCGCCGACTTCACGCCGACCGCGTACACGTCGAGCACCGTCGACGGGTGGCTGACGGTGAGGACCAGCGCGGTGACCCTGCGCTATCAGGTGGGCTCCGGGCCGTTCAACGCCCGCAATCTCGCGGTGCGGTTGACGGCCGGGGCCGAGCCGGTGACCGCGGCGCCCTGGCGACAGATGACGTGCACCCTCGGCGCGCTGTGCGAGGCGGAGAGCCTGTCGTACGGAGGGCTGGGCCTCGCCTCGGACCACACCGGACACACCGGCGCCGGATTCCTGGCCGGCTTCCAGGGAACGGGCAGCTCACTGACGGCCGACGTCGACGTCACGACCGCCGGGGCCTACCAGTTCGACGTCCGGTACGCCAACTCGCTCGCGGGTGACGGGAAGAACGTCACGCGCACCCTCACCCTGACCGTGGACGGTGGCACGGCGAGGACGCTGAGCCTTCCGGTGACCGGCAGTTGGGACACCTGGAGCCTGGCGAACAGCGCCGTGCAGCTCGGCACGGGGCACCACACCGTCACGCTCACCAAGACCGCCGCCGACTCCGGAAACGTGAACGTCGACAGCGTCGCCCTGGTGACCCCGGGCGGCACCTTCCCACCGACCTCGACGACCGCGATCACGGACTGCGCCTTCGGCACGAGCTGCGAAGCAGAGGACGACCGGATCGCGGGCTCCGCGAAGGTGGCCGGCGACCACGCTTCGTACTCCGGCGACGGCTTCCTCGCCGAACTGAACCAGGGGTCGAGCGTGTCGGCCCACGTGGTCGGCGTTCCCTCCGACGGCACGTACGCCGTCCAGGTGCGCTACGCCAACGCGGCCGGCGGCGACGGCCTGAACCAGACGCGCACGGCCTCGGTGACCTCCGGCGGCACGACACAGACACTGTCGCTCCCGGTGACCGGCAGCTGGGACACCTGGCGCACCGCTTCGGTACCCGTGGCACTGAAGGCCGGCGCCGACGACATCACCATCGGCTGCCCGGCGGCGGCGAGCTGTCACATCAACCTCGACACCGTGTCCGTGACGGCATCCGGCGCGGCGGCCCCGCAGCCGCATCTCGCCCTGGGCGGTTACCGGCGCAGCCTGGACGGGCTGAACGGCGACAACGGCGACCCGACCACCACTCCCGGCCTGCTCCACAAGGACGGCTGGTATCTGCTGGACGACACCACGTCCGCGCTGTACGACACCGCCACCAAGAAGGTCACGCAGCGGCCGTCCCACAACGGCACGCCCTACCAGGACGGTTACGTCTTCGGCTACGGCCACGACTACAAGAAGGCCCTGTCCGACCTCGCCATCCTCACCGGCCCGCCGAAGCTGTTGCCCGAGTGGACGTACGGCACCTGGTACTCGGAGTACATCGACCGGACGGCCGCCGACTACGAGAACACGATCCTGCCCGCCTTCCGCTCCGAAGGCGTCCCGCTCGACGTGTTGGTGACCGACACCGACTTCAAGTCACCCAACACCTGGAGCGGTTGGGAGATGGACACGAAGAAGTTCCCCGACCCCAAGGGCTTCTTCGACTGGTCCGCATCGCAGGGACTGCACAACACGCTCAACACCCACCCGAGCATCCTGGCCTCCGACCCACAGTTCGCGCAGGCCCAGGCGACCGCCAAGGGCAAGCTGACGAAGGGGGGTTGCGCGTCCGGCGCGAGCGCCGGCGGCGACTGCTACACCTTCGACTTCGGTGACCCCGACCAGCTCAAGGCGTACATGGATCTGCACCGCAGCCTGGACGACCAGGGCAACGACTTCTGGTGGCTCGACTGGTGCTGCGACAACTCCCAGTCGTCGGTGCCGGGCGTCACACCGGACGCGTGGATCAACCAGCAGTACGCCGCCGACGCCGACCGGGCGATCGGCCGCGGGTTCGTCATCTCCCGTGCCTACGGATCGCTCCAGGCCGGCGGCTACAGCGGCCAGCAGGGCCTGCCGACCGGGCCGTGGGCGGACAAGCGCACCACCGTGCACTTCACCGGGGACACCTCGTCCACCTGGGGCACCCTGCGTTCCGAAGTGGGCTACACACCGGGCGAGTCGGCAGCCACCGGCATGTCGGCCGTCAGCCACGACATCGGCGGCCACAACGACACGACGGGGCTGACGGGTTCGGAGACCTACACCGACGGAGGCAGCACCCGCACCACGCACAAACTGCCCGACGACCTCTACGCCCGCTGGGTGCAACTCGGCACCTTCCAGCCGATCGACCGCCTGCACAGCAACCACAGCGACCGCCTTCCCTGGCAGTACGGCACCGAGGCCCGCCGGTCGGCCGACACCTTCCTCAACCTCCGCGAGAACCTCGTGCCGTACACGTACTCGCTCGCGCAGGAGGCCGCCACCACCGGGACCCCCGTGGTCCGCGCCACGTACCTGGAGTATCCGGACGAGCCACAGGCCTACGCCACCGCGGGCAGCGAGTACTTCTACGGCTCGGACATGCTCGTGGCACCCGTGACGACGCCCGGCACCACGGCCACCACGTCGGTGTGGTTCCCGCCCGGCTGGTGGACCGACTACTTCACCGGACAGACCTACACCGGAGGCACCACGCAGAACATCACCACCGGTCTCGACCGTATGCCGGTGTTCGTCAAGGCGGGCGCCACGATCCCGACCCGGACGGGCAACGTCACCAGCCATGACAAGGCGCCCCTGACCAAGGCCACGCTCACCGTGGCGACCGGCGCCGACGGCACCTCGTCCCTGTACGAGGACGACGGCACCACGACCGGTCCCGGGCACAGCGCCACCACGAAGATCCACTATCGCGAGAGCGGCGCCCGGCACACCGTCACCATCGGCCCTGCCACGGGTTCCTTCCGCGGTCAGGTCAAGAGCAGGCGGTGGACGGTGACGCTGCTCGGCGTGACCTCGCCCAAGAGCATCACCGTCGGGAGCAAAGGGCTGTCGTCCCAGGCATGGCACTACGACAGTGACGCCCACACGCTCACCCTCACGCTGCCGCCGCGCAGCGTGCACACACCGGTGACCATCGGATATCGCTGA
- a CDS encoding MFS transporter, with amino-acid sequence MSISPPATDGPRATRASAPLRGLAERRLQHYPERGARYWYLALVVLVTIVLYYQLYVQYAVSTAVIAQYHMTFMYFVYISVAANAVGAFASLAAGLADRWGRANIVVYGLLVVGVLTTFALPNAPGKLSYLLIYSAIALVEGMILVATPALIRDFSPQLGRASAMGYWTMGPVIGSLVVTAVTSRTYGTSATWQDEIRYAGISGLVLFVVAFVGLRELAPALRDQIMVSLRDRALVEARAQGIDTEAALKGQWRQMLRLDVIGSAVAVALFLLLYYAAVGNFVVYFATTFGYTTQRANALLNWYWGANAVSLVVAGLLSDRLHVRKPFMLGGALGTIGFTLAFTLRATEPDTGYYTFAFIVAGIGVTSGFAYSPWMASFTETVERHNPAATATGLAIWGWIVRITVALSAAFLPLVVNTVTPIVEHGAEVKQASVQATDALAITRAHPKVFAELGRYAPGKVPPALLKQAVQEVGAQDLATVQKAAPQLKVLREHGAEVQKASADNPGKWQIWWWVSLAGQVLFVPFVFLMSGRWRPRDARRDLREHEEAVARQVAGMRQADSQEGAPA; translated from the coding sequence GTGTCGATTTCTCCTCCGGCGACCGACGGGCCGCGAGCCACGCGGGCGTCGGCGCCACTGCGGGGCCTCGCCGAACGACGGCTCCAGCACTATCCCGAACGCGGAGCCCGCTACTGGTACTTGGCCCTCGTCGTACTCGTCACGATCGTCCTGTACTACCAGTTGTACGTGCAGTACGCGGTCTCCACGGCCGTCATCGCCCAGTACCACATGACGTTCATGTACTTCGTCTACATCTCCGTGGCAGCGAACGCCGTCGGCGCCTTCGCCTCCCTCGCGGCCGGACTGGCCGACCGCTGGGGCCGGGCGAACATCGTGGTCTACGGCCTGCTGGTGGTCGGCGTGCTGACCACCTTCGCACTGCCCAACGCGCCGGGGAAGCTGAGCTACCTGCTCATCTACAGCGCGATCGCCCTGGTCGAGGGCATGATCCTGGTCGCCACCCCCGCGCTCATCCGTGACTTCTCGCCGCAGTTGGGGCGCGCGTCCGCGATGGGGTACTGGACCATGGGACCGGTCATCGGCAGCCTCGTCGTCACCGCCGTCACCTCCCGTACGTACGGCACCTCGGCCACCTGGCAGGACGAGATCCGTTACGCCGGGATCAGCGGTCTGGTGCTGTTCGTCGTGGCATTCGTCGGGCTCCGCGAGCTGGCACCGGCGCTGCGCGACCAGATCATGGTGAGCCTGCGCGACCGAGCCCTGGTGGAGGCCCGCGCGCAGGGCATCGACACCGAGGCCGCCCTCAAGGGGCAGTGGCGGCAGATGCTGCGGCTCGACGTCATCGGCTCGGCCGTCGCCGTCGCGCTCTTCCTGCTGCTGTACTACGCGGCGGTCGGCAACTTCGTCGTCTACTTCGCCACGACCTTCGGTTACACGACTCAGCGCGCGAACGCCCTGCTCAACTGGTACTGGGGCGCGAACGCCGTCTCCCTGGTGGTGGCAGGTCTGCTCTCGGACCGACTGCACGTGCGCAAACCGTTCATGCTCGGCGGCGCGTTGGGCACGATCGGATTCACCCTCGCGTTCACGCTGCGCGCCACCGAGCCGGACACCGGCTATTACACGTTCGCGTTCATCGTGGCCGGCATCGGCGTCACGAGTGGCTTCGCCTACTCGCCATGGATGGCGAGCTTCACCGAGACCGTCGAGCGGCACAACCCCGCGGCCACCGCGACGGGCCTGGCGATCTGGGGCTGGATCGTACGCATCACCGTCGCGCTGTCGGCCGCCTTCCTGCCGCTCGTGGTCAACACCGTCACCCCGATCGTCGAGCACGGCGCCGAGGTCAAGCAGGCGTCCGTACAGGCCACCGACGCGCTCGCCATCACCCGGGCCCACCCCAAGGTGTTCGCGGAACTCGGCCGCTACGCGCCGGGCAAGGTGCCGCCGGCGCTGCTGAAGCAGGCCGTGCAGGAAGTCGGCGCGCAGGACCTGGCCACCGTGCAGAAGGCCGCGCCCCAGCTCAAGGTTCTCCGGGAGCACGGGGCCGAGGTGCAGAAGGCGAGCGCCGACAACCCGGGCAAGTGGCAGATCTGGTGGTGGGTGTCGCTGGCCGGACAGGTGTTGTTCGTACCGTTCGTCTTCCTGATGTCCGGCCGCTGGCGACCCCGTGACGCCCGGCGCGACCTGCGCGAGCACGAGGAGGCGGTGGCCCGCCAGGTCGCCGGGATGCGCCAGGCGGACTCGCAGGAGGGTGCGCCCGCGTGA
- a CDS encoding PRC-barrel domain-containing protein translates to MTEFATADQLRDLTVLDPEGEKVGTVGKVYRDDADGRPEWVTVKTGLFGSKETLVPLTGARVSGDELHVPVTKETVKHAPRVDADARLDADEESGLYAHYGLTQSTSAPVGVAGTAAESGRHTGSVDGVDDDRSSTDGTTRAAGGRSAADPEK, encoded by the coding sequence ATGACTGAATTCGCCACTGCCGACCAGCTGCGTGACCTCACCGTCCTCGACCCGGAGGGCGAGAAGGTCGGCACCGTCGGCAAGGTGTACCGCGACGACGCGGACGGCCGGCCCGAGTGGGTCACCGTGAAGACCGGCCTGTTCGGCAGCAAGGAGACGCTCGTGCCGCTCACGGGCGCCCGTGTCAGCGGCGACGAGCTGCACGTCCCTGTGACGAAGGAGACCGTCAAGCACGCGCCCCGGGTCGACGCGGACGCCCGCCTCGACGCCGACGAGGAGAGCGGTCTGTACGCCCACTACGGGTTGACGCAGTCCACGTCCGCGCCGGTCGGCGTGGCCGGAACGGCTGCCGAGAGCGGCCGGCACACCGGTTCCGTGGACGGGGTCGACGACGACCGGTCCAGCACGGATGGAACCACCCGGGCCGCTGGCGGCCGCTCCGCGGCGGACCCGGAGAAGTGA
- a CDS encoding MBL fold metallo-hydrolase: MGKLNQVADGVWVRQSEWVWSNSIVVRVDDGLVLIDPGIHGTELSQLADDVEQLGLPVLAGFATHPHWDHLLWHPRFGDVPRYATPAAAEVARQARERARTMAAESASGIPLDLVAQVTPLPADGGPVPGEIIDHRAHAVGHAAILLADRGVLLAGDMLSDVLIPLFDVRQDGQPAAYEAALDRFGEAIGHVDVVVPGHGAVAQGPEVAARLAADRAYVDALRRGEEPVDARLGPHAEWLQGPHRSNVERAAQGR, from the coding sequence ATGGGCAAGCTGAATCAGGTGGCCGACGGCGTCTGGGTCCGGCAGAGCGAATGGGTCTGGAGCAATTCCATCGTGGTGCGGGTGGACGACGGGCTGGTGCTGATCGATCCCGGCATCCATGGCACGGAGTTGAGCCAACTCGCCGATGACGTGGAGCAGCTCGGCCTTCCCGTGCTCGCCGGATTCGCCACCCATCCGCACTGGGACCACCTGCTCTGGCATCCCCGGTTCGGTGACGTCCCGCGCTACGCCACGCCGGCCGCCGCCGAGGTCGCCCGTCAAGCCCGCGAGCGGGCACGGACGATGGCGGCGGAGAGCGCGTCCGGCATTCCTCTGGACCTGGTCGCCCAGGTGACCCCGCTGCCCGCGGACGGCGGACCGGTGCCGGGGGAGATCATCGACCACCGGGCGCACGCCGTCGGCCACGCCGCGATCCTCCTCGCGGACCGTGGCGTCCTGCTCGCCGGCGACATGCTCTCCGACGTCCTGATCCCGCTCTTCGACGTGCGCCAGGACGGTCAACCGGCCGCCTACGAGGCCGCGCTCGACCGCTTCGGTGAGGCTATCGGGCACGTCGATGTCGTGGTTCCCGGTCACGGCGCCGTGGCCCAAGGACCCGAGGTGGCGGCGCGCCTCGCGGCCGACCGCGCCTACGTCGACGCGCTCCGGCGCGGAGAGGAACCGGTCGACGCGCGTCTGGGGCCGCACGCGGAGTGGCTCCAGGGCCCGCACCGGTCGAACGTGGAGCGGGCAGCCCAGGGGCGATAG